The window TATTGATATGAACAATCATGTTCATTTCTCAAAATATCTCGATTATGTTCTCGCCGCACGTCATGATCAATTGAAACGATGCTATAAAATGTCGATGGAGGATTTTCATGCAATGGGATATAATTGGGTCGTGAAGAATTGTTTTATAGTGTACAAACGTCCTTTATTTATTAGCGATCATTTCATCGTAAAAACAGGAATTGAGAGCATTAACGCTTCCAGTGCAAAAGTTGCATTTGAAATTATTAAAAAAGAAACCAGAAAACTTTGTG is drawn from Ignavibacteria bacterium and contains these coding sequences:
- a CDS encoding acyl-CoA thioesterase, with amino-acid sequence MENFNYSKFETELSVRPDDIDMNNHVHFSKYLDYVLAARHDQLKRCYKMSMEDFHAMGYNWVVKNCFIVYKRPLFISDHFIVKTGIESINASSAKVAFEIIKKETRKLCADGNFEFTLISIASGKIQKIPQSIIDHYSF